A genomic stretch from Leishmania donovani BPK282A1 complete genome, chromosome 36 includes:
- a CDS encoding vacuolar protein sorting-associated protein 45-like protein: protein MNRILPCDTNMKVLLVDDGALPMIATAFSQTELLKHGVYLVESLNSAARQRNLMKMLRCYILLRPSLASVEAACVELRMAKYRSYHLFFCGATSAEMLDRLANADNDSLVEEVQEVFCDFNAVNKDAFVLETPPPQSLVSSFMSASQVRRLAEGLASLMVAQRRRPRIRYQKNSPFVQRLGAELVNVLKSDPGLYDYPARDTVLLLLDRNDDPLTPLLTPWTYQAMLHEHIGLRSNTLKLPADVQGAEEEGYVFSEHDDAFFANNMFNNWGDLCNNVKKYVDQCKDALNLDRPTATLEELKAFMQKIPQTKSLTGSVTKHTTVTTYLSGVIKRRNLLEISLLEQDMIASSDQSNHWARLQSFASRPSTSQEDLTRLCLIYHLRYEKPGGPSQVAPYLDRVNSNYALLLCKLRQYYGLHRNTDRLFAATGVVAKIVKTFVDVGNIYTQHEPVLKRTLQQLYSGQLDTASYPYLEQPTSSSGGGGVANAEHKPMEVTVYMCGGYTFEEAALVHGINARTAYKPADAASFAAGGSSIKASIGGEAVLNTHSFLSLLDQLSPS from the coding sequence ATGAACCGCATCTTGCCATGTGATACGAATATGAAGGTCCTCCTCGTagacgacggcgcgctgccgatGATCGCGACTGCTTTTTCGCAGACGGAGTTGCTCAAGCACGGGGTGTACCTCGTCGAGTCCCTCAACAgcgccgcgcggcagcggaacTTGATGAAGATGCTGCGGTGCTACATTCTGCTGCGTCCAAGTCTCGCGAGTGTGGAGGCGGCATGCGTGGAGCTGCGTATGGCGAAGTACCGTAGCTATCATCTCTTCTTCTGCGGCGCGACCAGCGCGGAGATGCTGGACCGCCTCGCGAACGCCGACAACGACTCgctcgtggaggaggtgcaggaggtgTTCTGCGACTTCAACGCCGTCAATAAGGACGCCTTCGTACtggagacgccgccgccgcagtcgcttGTGTCGTCATTCATGTCAGCCTCGCAGGTGCGCCGGCTGGCGGAGGGGCTGGCCTCGCTcatggtggcgcagcgccggcgacccCGCATTCGCTACCAGAAGAATAGCCCGTttgtgcagcgcctcggcgcaGAACTCGTGAATGTGCTGAAAAGCGACCCCGGACTGTACGACTATCCCGCGCGGgacacggtgctgctgctgttagACCGCAACGACGACCCGCTCACGCCGCTCCTCACCCCATGGACCTACCAAGCAATGCTCCACGAGCACATTGGGCTGCGCTCCAATACGCTCAAGCTGCCGGCCGACGTGCAAGGAGCCGAAGAGGAGGGCTACGTCTTCTCCGAGCACGATGACGCCTTCTTCGCCAACAACATGTTCAACAACTGGGGCGACCTGTGCAACAACGTGAAGAAGTACGTTGACCAGTGCAAAGACGCGCTGAATCTCGACCGCCCCACAGCCACCCTCGAGGAGCTCAAGGCGTTCATGCAGAAGATTCCGCAGACGAAGAGCCTCACCGGGTCCGTCACGAAGCACACAACGGTGACCACGTATCTCTCCGGCGTCATCAAGAGGCGCAACCTGCTGGAGATCTCTCTTTTGGAGCAGGACATGATCGCCTCCTCGGACCAGAGCAACCACTGGGCACGCCTGCAGTCCTTCGCGTCGCGCCCCAGTACGAGCCAGGAGGACCTCACACGTCTCTGCCTCATCTACCACCTTCGCTATGAGAAGCCCGGCGGTCCGTCGCAGGTGGCACCGTACCTCGACCGCGTCAACTCGAACTACGCCCTGCTCCTTTGTAAGTTGCGGCAGTACTACGGCCTTCATCGAAACACCGATCGCTTGTTTGCCGCTACCGGCGTCGTGGCAAAGATCGTGAAGACGTTTGTGGATGTCGGCAACATTTACACTCAGCATGAACCAGTTCTGAAGCGCaccctgcagcagctgtacAGCGGCCAGCTCGACACCGCCTCCTACCCATACCTGGAACAgccgacctcctcctccggcggcggcggtgtggcgAACGCGGAGCATAAGCCAATGGAGGTGACCGTTTACATGTGCGGCGGGTATACATtcgaggaggcagcgctggtgcacgGCATCAACGCGCGCACCGCTTACAAGCCGGCTGATGCAGCCTCGTTTGCGGCGGGTGGAAGTAGCATCAAGGCATCGATCGGCGGCGAAGCCGTTCTCAACACGCACTCCTTTCTGAGTTTGCTAGACCAGCTCTCACCATCGTAA
- a CDS encoding protein-tyrosine phosphatase 1-like protein: MSHDVSCVSRPSLLSNSSSRSTSEPPDASLLSAAATAAATPPPSDTQASGVDVAGSAEYTCGNYDLEGSTSTVDALIGASCSKRERNPEFNMYKLPIEEQFNLIEEEFAAIEASTMNPRLYDFTTSNANPTKNRYINVLANEETIFPPTRLTSAPPATGGSTLSTSRSPPSMAAAPSPMKSLTSRAQKVWGAAGQRLFGTRRGGTLPKDLEGNEKFTTDCVAKKCPQWYINANVVDTSVEPVFVASQAPVQECIDDFLAVIYSCEVTLVLMLTEMEEAGFVKADRYWPEDSAPVDRTESFGSMCVYKDEQDPYTYDATHELVRRPFYIRPSAASQARAHKIVMYQYVGWPDRGVPDSTESFEELLKIIQDYAMVPAAQRMPVARPESAAHSSIATNSGGDGSTNNTASDDGAGKLTPPVFVHCSAGIGRTGTLIGAYTAVKLTEAGLLTNTSIRRIVTDMRKARFGMVQRVEQYMFLYMIVLQHIGVDTRKFSARMQPRADMYNMRWMETRQKALLGARAAKR, from the coding sequence ATGAGCCATGACGTCTCGTGTGTCAGTCGGCCGAGCTTGCTGTCCAACAGTTCCTCGAGAAGCACGAGCGAGCCTCCTGATGCGTCGCTGCTAagtgcagcggcaacggctgcagctacgccgccgccctcggaCACACAAgccagcggcgtcgatgTCGCTGGCAGCGCCGAATACACTTGCGGCAACTACGATCTTGaaggcagcaccagcacggTCGACGCCCTCATCGGCGCATCATGCTCCAAAAGGGAGCGCAACCCGGAGTTCAACATGTACAAGCTGCCAATCGAGGAGCAGTTTAATCTGATCGAGGAGGAGTTTGCCGCCATCGAGGCGAGCACCATGAATCCGCGGTTGTACGACTTCACCACCTCCAACGCCAACCCAACGAAGAACCGCTACATCAACGTACTCGCTAACGAGGAGACAATCTTCCCCCCAACGCGCTTGACATCTGCCCCACCGGCGACGGGCGGCTCGACACTCTCCACGTCCCGCTCTCCGCCttcgatggcagcggcgccgtcgccaatGAAGTCTCTCACATCCAGAGCGCAGAAGGTTTGGGGGGCCGCCGGGCAGCGGCTCTTTGGCACACGACGTGGCGGCACTTTACCAAAAGACCTTGAGGGCAACGAGAAATTCACCACCGACTGCGTCGCCAAGAAGTGTCCGCAATGGTACATCAACGCCAACGTGGTGGACACGAGTGTGGAGCCTGTGTTTGTGGCCTCGCAGGCACCGGTGCAGGAGTGCATCGATGACTTTCTCGCTGTTATCTATAGCTGTGAGGTGACCCTGGTGCTGATGTTGACTGAGATGGAGGAGGCTGGCTTTGTGAAGGCAGACCGGTACTGGCCAGAAGACAGCGCCCCCGTTGACAGGACGGAGTCGTTCGGCAGCATGTGCGTGTACAAGGATGAGCAGGACCCGTATACGTACGACGCCACACACGAACTCGTGCGCCGACCATTCTACATACGCCCCTCGGCTGCGTCccaagcgcgcgcacacaagatCGTCATGTATCAGTATGTGGGCTGGCCTGACCGTGGCGTTCCCGACAGCACCGAATCTTTTGAGGAGCTCTTGAAAATCATTCAGGATTATGCAATGGTGCCAGCGGCTCAACGTATGCCGGTGGCTAGGCCGGAGAGCGCCGCCCACAGCTCCATCGCCAccaacagcggcggtgacggcagcACCAACAATACTGCAAGTGACGACGGAGCTGGCAAACTCACGCCCCCAGTCTTTGTGCACTGCAGTGCCGGCATTGGCCGTACGGGCACCCTCATCGGCGCCTACACGGCCGTGAAGCTGACGGAGGCCGGGCTGCTGACGAACACAAGTATCCGGCGCATCGTGACGGACATGCGCAAGGCTCGCTTTGGTATGGTGCAGCGCGTGGAGCAGTACATGTTTCTGTACATGattgtgctgcagcacattGGGGTAGACACGCGCAAGTTcagcgcacgcatgcagcCGCGAGCGGACATGTATAATATGAGGTGGATGGAGACGAGGCAGAAGGCGCTACTTGGGGCCCGCGCAGCGAAGCGCTGA